The window CACCAAAACTAAGACTGCCAAATCATTTGTGATTCGGGatgaaattatgaatatttttaaaaacaactcaaaatatattgttttggcCGCTAACACTATCATAACAGCCAAGTCTCGTGAAGATCTACACGACGCCTCGTCAGCATCACACCAGCAACATCAATCACCTTACACAGATCAACAGCCAGGCTCCCGTGACCCTCCAGTTTACATTAAGCATTGTAGTCCTGATGAGAAAATCAAAATTGATACCCACCCAAAATCTTCCAGCACACGTTCACTGCCATGTGatatttatcattattatattatcattatattattattatcaaccaCCATTATACACTGCAGCCAGATTGGAGATTGGCCACTTGGTGGATCAAATTCTCAGCCACTATTGCCTGCTCAGCGGGAAGTAAGGACAAGTGAACTGTCAACCAGTGTCACGGCATCCTCACAGCCAGGGTCAATTTCAAATAAACAGCAAACGAATATTCATGGACCTCGTGAAAAAAGAGCAGTTACAATAACCACTAGCCCTAATATGTCAAATGTTAATTTTCCATCCAATGATGCACCTGGTGGAACAAGAACAATTACAATAACGACTAGCCCTAATATGTCAAATGTTGATTTTCAAATCAATGATCAACCTGGTGGAACAATAACAGTAACAATAACCAGTTGCCCTAATATGTCAAacgttaaatttattttcaatgctAGACCTGGTTCAACAATAACAGCTACACTAACCAATTGTCCTaatatgtcaaaagtgacatttattttcaatgctGCACCTGGTAGAACAATAACAGTTACATTAACGGATCGCCCTAACATGTCAAACGCTGAATATATTTACAACTAAATTTGTCACAATCATGTAAATTTCTTGTTATATGTAACATACTAAGAGCATTTTTCGCAAAATGCCCTTAGTATATTATACAACGCATAATTGTTCGAATCCGACTTGAATCTACCGCGATTAGACATGGGCAGCGGGTAAATACCTGAGCTGAGGCAGATATTGGGTATATTTCGGGAATTTACCCGGTACATATTTACCTTTTCTATCCGAATGAGTGGGTATAAATAAAAGTAGGACACGGAGttacaaattaaattgaaatgatGTAGAAATAGCTTTACATGATCATTcatgtagttttaaaaatatacaatattttgtaTAGTTACAAGTAAAATTGACTAAAGGAAATCGTcaaatgttttatatatttaccaaTAGTCGCTAGGACACCCCGAAATTCAATAAAAGGCCGCAAATAGTGTTAAAAGTATGAAAATCGATACGATTGATCTTTGAATTGatgaaaaataaagaataaactaAATGTACAATGTTACATATGAAGATATTAAGTATAATTTGAGGTATatcttacataaaaaaaaatatcggtaTCGTACCTGGAGAAGCCCAAACTTGGTatgttttgaaaaatatttttattttaactaaataaagTGACTGGAGTATTTATGTGATTTTAAGAATCGGCTCTAAAAgccctttcatttaatatacctaacacacgataggtttctagacgaaaaaatatttttcccatACGAAAAaaagatgacgtcataactcctctccatttttttttggttctaCGGGTCAAATTGATCCAAATTGCTTTTAGACCTTTAGGTCAATCATACTGATGTATGCTTTCAACACATTTTGCAGCGGTTTTTGGCGTACCGCtagagtcagactaagataagttggcagcgattttgatagcccaaacagcgcaagtgttattttaaacgtcaaacttctatgaaattatgacgtttactgtACATTGTCTGACTCTAGCACAATATGAAATACCGTTTTTACTACTTTACGTAAATACTATTTTTACTATTAagtaaaatgatttttcttctGAGAGATTCTTCCGagtcttatatattatatactttttcctactcctctactgttatctgtcatttatgcattcattaacacgaatataagaacatacataaaaggtttcaagaaaagtctatattgtctattcctcataaacgctcttgtgcttttataagctataatgttactgcgattaatggctaccaacctaacaaaaccaaaacgaatacagttttaaactaagtgcattgatgccaacttacaaaatattcatttggttgcatagtaaaaataattacttcataagtcagaaacacgcatgtgacacccgtaatatagcaacacccatagactacgaagaccgcttagcgttgcttgttagcctccgtaggctacggtggccaaaattgagaaaaaactgtccaaaaaattaatttagcaagtagcaagtaccagggcctcatgagttacgaggaggtgtcgctgaccggccggccgcggcccggggcgggccgggcgcgtaacaaggtatgctcgcgcgtcttggctatatacttttgctgtaatttgtttacctaaattaagattgatttttgttgactcgtaggaaaaatattgtatgcaacgttgtataagtaggtcaaaaaattctcgtggcgtattcctttacaatgttcgcctacgccttcggctccggctcacattgtaactcacgccactcgccttttttgacccttcttatacaactgttgcataaaatactattctatGCACTGACCTTATCAGTTTTTGTTAAAGTATCTGAAATatatagtaagtaaataaagtgACTATATGTTTGATATTGCTTTTATTAATGactcgttttattttatatactaggAAAAGGGTTGGGTGCCGATATTTGTCGTTGATTTAATAGCATTCTTCTCTTTATTCAGAGTAGAGTAGAAAGCGTTTATTCGAATAAGTATAGTGCACACATTATGGTAAAGTGTACTATTCATAATTTTCGATACACAGCGTTTCTTTGAGCCGCTACCgaaacgatatattttattgtaatagcCCACGAACCTCGTTTGTAAAACagtacttatttacttattaggtatatatttcattaaatctaTCGTCCTTTGCCTTAATGCTTTACCTGAAAACGGCCCGAAAAGTGTATATTTGACATCGAACACCGCTCTCAACCACTCGATTTTACCTTAATTTCTGGCCATTTTTCCattaataattgaaaactaACAACAAACACTTACAATACCAGCAAAATTCAATGAGTATctatgaaaaacttttttttaaacagtgatGTCCTTCACACCTGTAGATGTCACTTGTAATCAAGATTGCCCATGGTTCTTTACAACTGTAATTATCTGtgtgtatttataaaacaccTGTAGCCGTTCACAGTGCATTACAGGTGCCTGTAGCCTGTAACTTGTAACTTTATAAAATCGGGCCCTGGgcgtataaaatataatatttgtttacaagTAGAATTGACTAAGGAATTTATCAAATGTTTAAGATAACTATGAAATATCGTATCATAGCACATGAAAATTCTCAGGCGTAAAAAGTTACACTTTTAAAGCAATCACAATAACAAAATACgatagttaaaattaaataaaaatatgaacaaaaacaaaaaataagtaaaaatataccaaaagattatattaataatacctaagacttagcttaaataattaataaaatgaaagaagtacaataataaaatacgacTACAAAAATagttagtataaaataaaatataaattatcaaaaataaaattgtaagaaaaaatatatgaaaaatgaaaatgaaaatgaaaatatttaattcagacaccaagtatccatatttttgtctacaagactgtgttagtaaaataacaagaaaaatcttaaaaataaagttaacattAATGTTAGTGGAACACATAATGCTCATTGGATCTAACATGCATTGTCATCCAGTGAGTTGTAAGAGGGCTATCCACCCTTTCCGCAATCACCCTCAGGAGAGTGTTGGTGCTGCCCCGCACGCGGTCCCACAGGGACGCCACCCTCTTACGCAGCACTGCGTGGAAACCGTCTGTGCTCCACTCAGCGAACATTGCtgacgcgctgcagcgccagggcagCCCCAATAAACCCCTGAAAGCGTTGTACTGGACACGCAGAGCACTAAAGGTTTTTTGGGTGTAGTTGCTCCACAGGTTGCACGTGTACAGGTTTTGGCAGTaggttttaaataatgtaatttttacctcACGGGAACACGGCTGCCCTACGTAGAAATCAAGTATCTCGAAATTtaccaaaaaaagtttttttacgtCATTCGATTCACTGTTTGAAAAGACAtctttcaatattttaatttttttttaataatgaatatttttctaaatacaGAACTTTAAAAAATCCAAGTATCTTTTTTTAACGGGGTATTCTACGCTAAAGTCAAGTATATACCCTAATTCTATCTTGAAATCGAGTATCTTGCGAAAGATACTTGCAATTCATATagattgctaagttacttgacTTCAGCGTAGAAATATTGATATAGATCGCGAAGTTACTTGACTTTAGCGtagaaattttcattttattacgataccaaaaccttatttttatatttatttgagtttCGGGTAGAAATTGTCGTTGATATTTATTAACAACCTTTTTAATTGTGAATACTTTGGGAATTGACTCGATAACTATTAAATATCTCACTAAAGGACATACACACATGACAGCTGACGGAGTACACGgaaacattgaaaaaaatataagaaaacaaaaatacatatatgattTTGAAGATTTTAAAACGTGTGTTACTACTAGTCGCAAAAATGCAATTGTAATAGAAGTGACGGAAGGGGATATATTTGATTGGAATAAAAAGAAAAGGAATTTGATGAAGAATAATAAAAACGACAGCTTAAGGAATTTGTTATTGACAAACGTGGTTGAAGTTTGCTTCAGAAACGGATATAGGactgtattttataaaaataattttaatgagaAATATAAAGTAGTGGACTTCTTACAGAAAAAATACACAGTGCACGaattaccaaaaaaatcaatgtCTCAGGCGGCAAAGGTGTCAGAACAGCAAAAAAAAACgagtatttggaaaagttagtGCCCTTAGTGCCAAAATAATCGACAACTATTTTGGACGCAATTACAAGAAAATTCAAAATCACTAGATTTAATAGAGGAAGGTTCTAGTCAGTACAGATGTCTGAATAAAGTTGatgtatataggtacttttatgTTTATGTTCTGTACCACGTGTaagtaatatacatacatatatattactacttattacttacataatacatatatactgtATGTTGATTAATGAAACAAAACTATctctttccattttttttatatctgccACGCGTGCGTCGagatatgttatatattttatttaaattctatatattttaatcaactaaTCAACATAGagcatatatttatatatattgtatgtagATTAGTTgattaattaaacaaaactataacttgctattttatatttttatgtcttCCACGCGTGCGTCCAGATATTTTCCACAGAATGTCCGGTTCGAAGTTCTTTTTTGGTTagatatttaagtaattttctaCAATTTAAGTAATTGATGtaaatttttaagtatttttgaatAAGAAATACTTTGTTCCAGAAAAAAACTTATACACCCATGAATTTTAAAACAACTTGCATTCAAACAGAACAGGACCTTCTTTTCCGTGGAATACTCCAATACCTACTGCattaatattgaaataatatattttacacaaGCATGACATACACTACATTATAGGCATCTATAATGTAGTATAAAACATGCTTGTGTTATAAACTTATCAAGAAGAAGCCTACCAAAGGACTAAAATATATACAGATACttgtttttttgtagaaaagcTTTAAAATTATCTTATCGCATTCAAGGCAGAAACCtgtttttgcattttaaaatgattgtccacataattttgaaatttttttttatagtacacTATTAATGATATCTTGCATAATAAAACACGGCTATTTTAAATGCTATCATTTAACTAGTAAACATGTAATCAAGAAAAgtctaaaaaaatagttttttcgcTCTACTGTAAAATTTGACAAAACACAGATACTTGATTTCTGCGTAGGGCAGCCGATTACAGCGAGCAAACCTGCGTGACAACATGTTACCCCTAACCGATAGTGCTCTGCGTTCCTTCTGCGACCCAATggcccaaatatttaaattttgtaactgTCTGAAGAGGAGAACCGTCTAGGTTAATAGGTGGTATAGAATACGTTTTAGTACCAGACTTAAAGACTAAGATCTCACTCTTCTTGACATTATATTTGAGCCCGTGGGCCACAGAGTATCTCTCACATATACCCAGCAAGACTTTTAATGCGTTTAttgaggggctcagcagcaccatatcgtcggcatagctaatattattaacaaaactgCCGTCCACTGAACAACCTACACCAGCGCTGCTGAGCTCCTCAATCAACCCATTTACATACAGATTAAAAAGTGTGGGTGACGTCAATCCGCCCTGTCTCACACCAcatttcattttatatgggTCTGAGTATGCCCCAGCCCATctcacaatatttatttgatgatCATACCAATACTCAAACATATTTGTTAACTCAACTGGTAAACCAGTCCCGCTGCGTAACTTGTGCCATAACAACTTATAAGATACAAGGTCAAATGCCTTCGACAAGtacaaaaaacatgcaaaaactgGCGTGTTCCGCTTAGTGTAGTATTGAACAGTATGCTTGAGACACAGTATAG of the Cydia pomonella isolate Wapato2018A chromosome 19, ilCydPomo1, whole genome shotgun sequence genome contains:
- the LOC133528650 gene encoding uncharacterized protein LOC133528650 → MLSARWHIILIPFLSQVRPVCPQKTFWWENLKIFTNALILGINGAYRGIELTNITINRHIVTFKMRDTKTKTAKSFVIRDEIMNIFKNNSKYIVLAANTIITAKSREDLHDASSASHQQHQSPYTDQQPGSRDPPVYIKHCSPDEKIKIDTHPKSSSTRSLPCDIYHYYIIIILLLSTTIIHCSQIGDWPLGGSNSQPLLPAQREVRTSELSTSVTASSQPGSISNKQQTNIHGPREKRAVTITTSPNMSNVNFPSNDAPGGTRTITITTSPNMSNVDFQINDQPGGTITVTITSCPNMSNVKFIFNARPGSTITATLTNCPNMSKVTFIFNAAPGRTITVTLTDRPNMSNAEYIYN